In the genome of bacterium, one region contains:
- a CDS encoding DUF2905 family protein produces the protein MRKIRNFTFYFPIVTCIIISIILTIIFFIIKKW, from the coding sequence TTGCGAAAAATAAGAAATTTTACCTTTTATTTTCCCATTGTAACCTGTATCATTATAAGCATAATCCTTACCATTATTTTCTTTATCATAAAAAAATGGTAA
- a CDS encoding O-acetyl-ADP-ribose deacetylase — MIKIILSDITEQDCDAIVNAANSSLMGGGGVDGAIHRKGGEKILEECKEIIKKIGYLETGRAVITRGGNLKAKFVIHTVGPIWRGGKNREESLLKSCYQESLKLALENNLKTIAFPSISTGAYGYPKELAAPVALRAVSDFLKEEKGIQEVRFVLFDKETFSVYKEALDDLSG; from the coding sequence ATGATAAAGATTATCCTTTCTGATATAACTGAGCAAGATTGTGATGCAATTGTCAATGCGGCAAATTCTAGTTTAATGGGTGGAGGTGGGGTTGATGGAGCAATCCATAGAAAGGGTGGAGAAAAAATCCTTGAGGAATGCAAGGAGATTATAAAAAAGATAGGGTATCTTGAAACAGGAAGGGCTGTCATTACAAGGGGTGGAAACCTTAAGGCAAAATTTGTTATCCATACCGTAGGTCCAATCTGGAGGGGTGGAAAAAATAGGGAGGAAAGCCTTTTAAAGAGCTGTTATCAAGAGAGCCTAAAGCTTGCTTTGGAAAATAATTTAAAAACAATTGCATTCCCATCCATATCTACAGGTGCTTATGGCTATCCAAAGGAATTGGCTGCACCTGTTGCGCTGAGAGCGGTTTCTGATTTTTTAAAGGAAGAAAAAGGAATACAAGAGGTAAGGTTTGTCTTGTTTGATAAAGAAACATTTTCTGTTTATAAGGAGGCATTAGATGATCTCAGCGGTTGA
- the efp gene encoding elongation factor P — MISAVDLRAGKNIEFNNSICTVVDFAHIKPGKGPAFVRVKLKSWNTDATTEYTFRPEQKFTHVEVYEKQKQYLYRNGDEYCFMDTETYEQVSIGKDILKDNAKYLTENMNVDFLEYDGRVVGVKLPLVVEQKIKETEPGFKGDTATGGTKPAITETGLNISVPLFIEIGDVVKIDTRTGSYIERVKK; from the coding sequence ATGATCTCAGCGGTTGATTTAAGGGCGGGGAAGAATATTGAATTTAACAATTCAATATGCACGGTGGTTGATTTTGCCCATATAAAACCAGGAAAAGGACCTGCATTTGTCAGGGTAAAGCTCAAATCCTGGAATACAGATGCTACAACAGAATACACATTTAGACCTGAACAAAAATTTACCCATGTTGAGGTTTATGAAAAGCAAAAGCAATATCTCTATAGAAATGGCGATGAATATTGTTTTATGGATACAGAGACATATGAACAGGTAAGTATAGGAAAGGACATTCTAAAGGATAATGCAAAGTATCTTACAGAAAATATGAATGTAGACTTTCTTGAGTATGACGGAAGGGTGGTCGGAGTAAAGCTTCCTCTAGTGGTTGAGCAGAAAATAAAAGAGACAGAGCCAGGATTTAAGGGAGATACAGCAACGGGTGGGACAAAGCCAGCCATTACAGAGACAGGTTTAAACATCTCTGTTCCATTGTTTATTGAGATAGGCGATGTTGTAAAGATTGACACAAGAACGGGAAGTTATATTGAAAGAGTGAAGAAATGA